The following are from one region of the Rosistilla carotiformis genome:
- a CDS encoding SHOCT domain-containing protein, whose amino-acid sequence MQNLSPAGNELVQRLSQQHGLSTDAVTHMLIAVHNGNGSMAQFNHPEFGGSGQWMSGGMTMVSDLFNNQLKYRVSSLCADISDALYNHQLVPFSGSFQSQSQGGSSSQSQAAGQIGSTNSLFVPDPTKNWWPSEMGSPNAIGSQNNVRYAYFANSHRLAVNTGGGTWVYDTLNHQIGGFSQQQGSGGSITFTSQFGVVNLSTLPVISRDGVPAPPQQTHQPAPNPPQQPVANSHNAPQNSGSRSDAGTAGVDVIETLDRLGGLLEKGYISQQEFESKKADLLGRL is encoded by the coding sequence GTGCAAAACCTATCGCCCGCGGGTAACGAACTCGTCCAACGCCTGTCGCAACAGCACGGTCTCTCGACCGACGCGGTCACGCATATGCTGATCGCTGTCCATAACGGCAATGGATCGATGGCTCAATTCAACCATCCCGAATTTGGCGGGTCGGGACAATGGATGAGCGGTGGGATGACGATGGTCAGCGATTTGTTCAACAACCAATTGAAGTATCGCGTTAGCAGCCTGTGCGCCGACATTTCCGACGCCCTTTACAACCACCAATTGGTTCCTTTTAGCGGTTCGTTCCAATCGCAATCGCAGGGGGGCAGCAGCAGCCAATCTCAAGCGGCCGGACAAATCGGTTCAACCAACAGCCTGTTTGTTCCGGATCCCACGAAGAATTGGTGGCCCAGCGAAATGGGTTCCCCCAACGCGATCGGTTCGCAGAACAATGTCCGTTATGCCTACTTCGCCAACAGCCATCGGTTGGCCGTCAACACCGGCGGCGGCACATGGGTCTACGATACGTTGAACCATCAAATCGGCGGCTTCAGCCAACAGCAAGGCAGCGGGGGATCGATCACCTTCACCAGTCAATTTGGCGTTGTCAATCTATCGACGCTGCCGGTGATCTCTCGCGACGGCGTTCCTGCCCCACCACAACAGACACACCAACCTGCGCCCAACCCGCCGCAACAACCGGTCGCCAACTCCCACAACGCACCGCAGAACTCGGGCTCCCGGTCCGACGCTGGCACGGCGGGGGTGGATGTGATCGAGACGTTGGATCGATTGGGAGGACTGCTAGAGAAGGGCTACATCAGCCAGCAAGAGTTTGAATCGAAGAAGGCGGATCTGTTGGGGCGTCTGTAG
- a CDS encoding ABC transporter permease subunit/CPBP intramembrane protease — MQQDSQTPRFSTIRLIYLREMRDQLRDRRTIFTIAILPMLVYPLVGMLMLQMAQFTQQQPISICIVGSENLPGDPALVIDEELNPALLKQPETVRIESRNPADMAPDQIDATCQTWIRDGLFDAVVIIPSGFDPAANAATTQGDDGAPAPETKDAVASNGEATDEEHSINDRESSDVPEIELLYSVASDQSRVAGDRMQMVLDRWRSLWVKERLIREGVDANALRPFEIESRDIAPESTRRAAFWSKLLPFVMLVWAMTGAFYPAIDLVAGEKERGTLETLLCSPALRSEIVWGKLAAVTTFSIMTSLLNVVSMQLTATFAFHQLGLSQGNAAMGSPPIGAMLWLLLALFPLSALFSSLALAVAAMARSSKEGQYYLMPLMMVTLPLVLVPLLPGTTLSLGTSLIPVTGMFLLVRALVEGQYSDALLHLPVVAMVTFGCLSLAVRWAQRQFENEDVLFRDGEQWDLGMWMRHLWRDRQPVATVGQALMCGVIVLMGLFFGRLMASQPHTWNDLAIAVLLPQIGMILAPALLMSIVLTTSIRTSLRIRFPQRGAMAAALLLGFTLHPTYSQLGYWIGEIYPMSEAAKEAIAPLMELLNAQPLWAVIFMMAFVPAICEEFTFRGFIFGGLARNRGGLRAVLVTAVMFGFSHAIFQQSLAATVMGCVLGWIALRTGSVLPGIVLHVTNNALSLSVARTTLHPELFDSWLGFFLRQGADGNPSYQPIWIVISASLAVACLIYFSLFHDQYADDDEIQKSEREWIKSQESQAAQAAS; from the coding sequence GTGCAGCAAGACTCGCAAACACCACGGTTCTCCACGATTCGGCTGATCTACCTGCGCGAGATGCGGGATCAGCTGCGCGATCGTCGTACGATCTTCACGATCGCCATCCTGCCCATGTTGGTCTATCCTTTGGTAGGCATGCTGATGCTGCAGATGGCGCAGTTCACACAGCAGCAACCCATATCGATTTGCATCGTTGGCTCGGAGAACCTGCCCGGCGATCCGGCTTTGGTGATCGATGAGGAGTTGAACCCCGCGCTGTTGAAGCAGCCGGAAACCGTCCGGATCGAATCGCGCAATCCAGCCGATATGGCTCCCGATCAGATCGATGCCACCTGCCAGACGTGGATCCGTGACGGGTTGTTCGATGCGGTGGTGATCATTCCTAGCGGTTTCGACCCTGCAGCCAATGCCGCGACGACTCAAGGGGACGACGGGGCACCGGCTCCCGAAACCAAGGACGCGGTCGCTTCCAATGGGGAGGCTACCGACGAGGAGCATTCCATCAACGACCGGGAATCGTCGGACGTACCGGAGATCGAACTGCTGTACAGCGTGGCATCGGATCAATCGCGCGTCGCGGGGGACCGAATGCAAATGGTCTTGGATCGTTGGCGCAGCTTGTGGGTCAAAGAACGATTGATCCGCGAGGGAGTCGATGCCAACGCGCTGCGGCCTTTCGAGATTGAATCGCGCGACATTGCGCCGGAATCGACGCGGCGGGCCGCATTCTGGTCCAAGCTGCTACCGTTTGTGATGCTTGTCTGGGCGATGACCGGAGCGTTTTATCCGGCGATCGATCTGGTCGCCGGCGAAAAGGAACGGGGAACGCTCGAGACGCTGTTGTGTAGCCCGGCGCTTCGCAGCGAGATCGTTTGGGGCAAGTTGGCCGCCGTGACGACGTTCAGCATCATGACGTCGCTGTTGAATGTGGTCAGCATGCAACTGACAGCGACCTTTGCCTTTCATCAACTGGGGCTTTCCCAAGGGAACGCGGCGATGGGCTCGCCGCCGATCGGCGCGATGCTGTGGTTATTGTTAGCGCTTTTCCCTCTGTCGGCCCTTTTCAGTTCGCTCGCCTTGGCCGTCGCTGCGATGGCCCGCAGCAGCAAAGAAGGGCAATATTATCTGATGCCGTTGATGATGGTCACACTGCCGTTGGTCTTGGTGCCGTTGTTGCCTGGGACAACGCTCAGCTTGGGGACCAGCCTGATCCCGGTGACCGGGATGTTCCTCTTGGTGCGCGCTCTGGTCGAAGGGCAGTACAGCGACGCCTTGTTGCATCTGCCGGTCGTAGCGATGGTCACCTTTGGGTGTCTGTCGTTGGCGGTTCGTTGGGCACAGCGGCAATTCGAAAACGAAGACGTCCTGTTCCGCGATGGCGAGCAATGGGACTTGGGAATGTGGATGCGGCATCTGTGGCGTGATCGGCAACCGGTTGCAACCGTCGGCCAAGCGTTGATGTGCGGCGTGATCGTCCTGATGGGGCTCTTTTTCGGACGGCTGATGGCGTCCCAACCGCACACTTGGAACGACCTCGCAATCGCCGTCCTGCTGCCACAGATCGGGATGATTTTGGCTCCAGCGCTGTTGATGTCGATCGTCCTGACGACCAGCATTCGGACCAGTTTACGGATTCGGTTTCCACAGCGTGGCGCGATGGCCGCGGCGCTGCTGTTAGGCTTTACACTGCATCCGACCTACAGCCAATTGGGCTATTGGATTGGCGAGATCTATCCGATGTCCGAAGCGGCGAAAGAGGCGATTGCACCGCTGATGGAGCTGTTAAACGCGCAACCGCTGTGGGCGGTGATCTTCATGATGGCGTTTGTTCCGGCGATCTGCGAAGAGTTCACGTTCCGCGGATTCATCTTCGGCGGACTCGCTCGAAATCGTGGCGGTTTACGCGCCGTGTTGGTGACCGCAGTGATGTTCGGATTCTCCCATGCGATCTTCCAGCAAAGCCTCGCCGCGACCGTGATGGGATGCGTGTTAGGATGGATCGCGCTGCGAACCGGCAGCGTTTTGCCAGGAATTGTCTTGCACGTTACCAACAACGCGCTGTCGCTGTCGGTCGCCAGGACCACGCTCCATCCGGAGCTGTTTGATTCCTGGCTTGGGTTTTTCTTGCGTCAGGGGGCCGATGGCAACCCGTCATATCAACCCATTTGGATCGTCATTTCCGCCAGTCTCGCCGTCGCCTGTCTGATCTATTTTTCGCTATTCCACGATCAGTATGCCGACGATGACGAGATCCAAAAGAGCGAACGGGAATGGATCAAATCGCAAGAATCGCAGGCCGCGCAAGCCGCTTCCTGA
- a CDS encoding sulfatase family protein, with protein sequence MKQRIGFLALAIVSVFTFSPISVAAETRPNIILFVTDDLSPDMGCYGNDAVKTPNLDALASDGVRFTNAFCTTASCSASRSVILTGLHNHKNGHYGHEHAYHHFTSFAKTKSLPVRLNAAGYRTGRIGKYHVAPESVYHFDEVLTGNSRNAVEMANRVQSFVKPDEKPFFLYFCTSDPHRGGSRPDLPLNPNAFGNKPNGYPGVDEVLYSPDDVIVPPYLPDTPICRAELAQYYQSVSRIDQGMGRLAEVLKQAGVWENTIVIFTSDHGIAFPGGKTTQYEPGLSIPMLVRDPRMPERGTVNSAMISLVDMTPTILDMAGVKAPKKEFHGRSFLPILGEQDPTDWDVVYGSHTFHEIQMYYPMRTVRQRQYKLIWNIAHPLPYPFASDLWAAPTWQAQYDQGPDTMYGKRTVGRYIQRPEFELFDLQADPHETNNLADDPEYADRLAKMQAELKQFQEKTGDPWIMKWDYE encoded by the coding sequence ATGAAGCAGCGTATCGGATTCCTCGCACTGGCCATCGTGTCGGTCTTTACTTTTTCCCCGATCAGTGTCGCCGCCGAAACACGGCCAAACATCATCCTATTTGTGACCGACGACCTCAGCCCCGATATGGGTTGCTACGGAAACGACGCAGTCAAAACACCGAACCTCGATGCTTTGGCCAGCGACGGCGTCCGGTTTACCAACGCCTTCTGCACCACGGCCAGTTGCAGCGCATCGCGTTCGGTGATCTTGACCGGTCTTCACAACCACAAGAATGGACACTACGGACACGAACACGCCTACCACCACTTCACTTCGTTTGCGAAGACGAAAAGCCTGCCGGTCCGGTTGAACGCGGCGGGCTATCGAACCGGGCGGATCGGCAAATACCATGTCGCGCCCGAATCGGTCTACCATTTCGACGAAGTGCTGACGGGGAACAGCCGCAATGCTGTCGAGATGGCCAACCGCGTGCAGTCGTTTGTGAAACCAGACGAAAAACCGTTCTTTCTCTACTTCTGCACCTCCGATCCCCATCGTGGCGGCTCGCGTCCCGATCTGCCGCTGAATCCCAACGCGTTCGGAAACAAACCGAATGGCTATCCTGGCGTCGACGAAGTCCTCTATTCGCCCGACGATGTGATCGTGCCGCCCTACCTGCCCGACACCCCGATCTGTCGCGCCGAACTGGCTCAGTACTACCAAAGCGTCTCGAGGATCGATCAGGGCATGGGTCGTTTGGCGGAAGTTTTGAAACAAGCCGGCGTCTGGGAGAACACGATCGTGATCTTCACCAGCGATCACGGGATCGCCTTTCCCGGTGGCAAGACCACGCAATATGAACCGGGGCTATCGATCCCGATGCTGGTCCGCGACCCGCGGATGCCCGAGCGTGGGACGGTCAATTCCGCAATGATCAGCCTGGTCGACATGACGCCAACGATCCTCGACATGGCGGGGGTCAAAGCGCCGAAAAAAGAATTCCACGGACGCAGCTTCCTGCCGATCCTCGGCGAACAGGATCCAACCGATTGGGACGTCGTCTATGGCTCGCACACGTTCCACGAGATCCAGATGTATTATCCGATGCGAACCGTTCGCCAGCGGCAATACAAGCTGATCTGGAACATCGCCCATCCGCTCCCCTATCCGTTTGCATCGGATCTATGGGCCGCTCCAACTTGGCAGGCGCAATACGATCAAGGTCCGGACACCATGTATGGCAAGCGAACCGTCGGGCGTTACATCCAACGTCCCGAGTTTGAACTGTTCGACCTGCAAGCCGATCCGCATGAGACGAACAATCTGGCCGACGATCCGGAATACGCCGATCGGTTGGCAAAGATGCAAGCCGAACTGAAGCAGTTCCAAGAGAAGACGGGCGACCCGTGGATCATGAAGTGGGACTACGAATAA
- a CDS encoding GNAT family N-acetyltransferase, with product MQRACLEDIPNLVKMMEMFYAESNFRLDTAAAAAAFRNLLDNESWGDVWRIDDNHQTAGYAVTTYRFAMEFGGSIACIDDLYVMPTFRNRGLGRMAVHEIREHCTRNGFRGLCVEVDRDNQAAMNIYRAIGLVPQAGRRMLALPLSKALHQGEFNSPPAAN from the coding sequence ATGCAACGCGCCTGCCTGGAAGACATCCCGAATCTCGTCAAGATGATGGAGATGTTTTATGCGGAGTCGAACTTTCGGCTCGACACCGCTGCCGCCGCCGCAGCGTTCCGCAACTTGCTTGACAACGAGTCTTGGGGGGACGTTTGGAGGATCGACGACAACCATCAAACCGCCGGTTATGCGGTGACAACGTATCGGTTTGCGATGGAATTTGGTGGTTCGATCGCTTGTATCGACGACCTCTACGTCATGCCGACGTTCCGGAATCGAGGGCTCGGACGAATGGCAGTCCACGAAATTCGAGAGCATTGCACGCGCAACGGATTCCGCGGGCTCTGTGTCGAAGTCGATCGCGACAATCAGGCCGCGATGAACATCTATCGAGCGATCGGTCTGGTGCCGCAGGCAGGCCGGCGGATGCTGGCACTGCCGCTGAGTAAAGCGTTGCACCAAGGCGAGTTCAATTCGCCGCCAGCGGCAAATTGA
- a CDS encoding dihydrodipicolinate synthase family protein — MQTTPVTYENLRDSIIAVPPLCRDADYKICKTENQKQIRHIEAGGVRSLLYGGNANLYHVRLSEYADLLNMLSEIAGPETLVVPSVGPSYGLMMDQAEIFRETQFPTVMVLPADAVMTESGLLRGFRHFVEAIGRPAVLYIKREGYISPEGAAKLVDDGLVSFIKYAIVREDPSVDPFLDKLVECVDRKRIVSGIGEQPAIVHLKQFGITGFTSGCVCVAPGLSQQMLQALYANDLETAESIRQTFLPLEDLRNGINPIRVLHQAVASAGIAQTGPQIPLLDEIDPSRVDEIREAATALMTADR; from the coding sequence ATGCAAACAACTCCCGTAACCTACGAAAACCTACGCGATTCGATCATTGCCGTTCCTCCGTTGTGCCGCGATGCCGATTACAAGATCTGCAAGACGGAGAACCAGAAACAGATTCGTCACATCGAAGCGGGCGGGGTCCGTTCGCTGCTGTACGGTGGCAACGCGAACCTCTATCACGTCCGACTCAGCGAATACGCCGATCTGTTGAACATGCTGTCGGAAATTGCGGGGCCCGAAACGTTGGTCGTTCCCTCAGTGGGACCTTCCTACGGATTGATGATGGATCAGGCCGAGATCTTCCGCGAGACGCAGTTCCCGACCGTGATGGTTCTGCCCGCCGATGCCGTGATGACCGAATCGGGTCTGCTGCGTGGCTTCCGCCATTTTGTCGAAGCGATCGGCCGCCCCGCGGTGCTGTACATCAAACGCGAAGGCTACATTTCGCCAGAGGGAGCGGCCAAGTTGGTCGATGACGGGCTGGTCTCGTTCATTAAATATGCGATCGTGCGCGAGGATCCCTCGGTCGATCCGTTCTTGGACAAATTGGTCGAATGTGTCGACCGCAAACGAATCGTCAGCGGAATCGGGGAACAACCGGCGATCGTTCATCTGAAGCAATTTGGAATCACCGGTTTCACGTCGGGATGCGTCTGTGTCGCTCCCGGATTATCGCAACAGATGTTACAAGCCCTGTATGCGAACGATTTGGAAACCGCCGAATCGATCCGTCAGACGTTCCTGCCGTTGGAAGATTTGCGAAACGGAATCAATCCGATCCGCGTCCTGCATCAAGCGGTTGCGTCGGCTGGGATCGCCCAGACCGGACCGCAGATCCCGCTGCTGGACGAAATCGATCCGTCGCGCGTCGACGAGATTCGCGAAGCGGCCACCGCTTTGATGACGGCCGACCGATAG
- a CDS encoding 2-hydroxyacid dehydrogenase: MRIALFAAKPYDRQFFDQANQDGEHEILYIEARLSPQTVQLAEGFPAVCVFVNDVVDAEVLRRLQAGGTSVVALRSAGFNNVDIQTADALGIHVVRVPAYSPHSVAEHAVAMILALNRQIPRAYNRVHDCNFSLEGLLGFDLNGKTFGLVGTGEIGRVLAKIMSGFGCQVLAFDPFPDPQWADTAGVQYVEFDALLEQSDVISLHCPLTPETHHMIDSKALGKMKTGVMLINTSRGAIIETQAVIDALKSSKLGSLGIDVYEEEDKLFFENLSGQVIQDDVFMRLLTFPNVLITGHQAFFTKEALQQIASTTLQNISDIAQSGSCKNQLHAPKSQG, translated from the coding sequence GTGCGTATCGCGTTATTTGCCGCGAAGCCTTACGACCGCCAGTTTTTTGACCAAGCCAATCAGGATGGCGAACACGAGATCCTGTATATCGAAGCCCGCCTGTCACCCCAAACGGTCCAGTTGGCAGAGGGTTTTCCCGCGGTTTGCGTGTTCGTTAACGATGTCGTCGATGCCGAAGTGCTACGGCGTTTGCAAGCCGGTGGCACATCGGTGGTCGCACTCCGTTCGGCTGGTTTCAACAATGTCGACATCCAGACCGCCGACGCCCTGGGGATCCACGTGGTTCGGGTTCCGGCCTATTCGCCGCACTCTGTAGCCGAACATGCCGTTGCGATGATCCTGGCGCTGAATCGCCAAATTCCCCGAGCGTATAACCGCGTTCACGACTGCAATTTCAGTCTCGAAGGTCTATTGGGCTTCGACCTCAACGGCAAGACCTTTGGGCTTGTCGGGACCGGCGAGATCGGCCGCGTGTTGGCCAAGATCATGTCGGGTTTTGGATGCCAGGTCTTGGCGTTTGATCCATTCCCTGACCCGCAGTGGGCGGACACTGCAGGGGTGCAGTATGTCGAATTCGATGCGCTGTTGGAACAATCCGATGTGATCTCGTTGCACTGCCCGCTGACCCCTGAAACGCATCACATGATCGATTCCAAAGCGCTGGGGAAGATGAAGACGGGAGTGATGTTGATCAATACCAGTCGCGGTGCAATTATCGAAACGCAAGCGGTGATCGACGCGCTGAAAAGTTCGAAGCTGGGTTCGTTGGGGATCGATGTCTACGAAGAGGAGGACAAACTGTTCTTCGAAAATTTGTCAGGGCAAGTGATTCAAGACGACGTCTTCATGCGGCTGCTGACATTTCCCAACGTCCTGATCACGGGGCACCAAGCCTTTTTCACGAAGGAAGCGTTGCAGCAGATCGCGTCGACGACGTTGCAGAACATTTCGGATATTGCCCAATCCGGCAGTTGCAAGAATCAATTGCACGCGCCCAAATCACAAGGCTAA
- a CDS encoding ATP-binding cassette domain-containing protein — MIEVSELTKAYEDLQKGRFIAVDSVSFSVGPGEIFGLLGPNGAGKTTVLRILSTVLQATSGIARIQGYDVSADPAAVRRRIGFVSNNTAVYDRMTAWEMVEYFGQLHGMPRDVLDARLIELFAQLRMDDFRHVPGAKLSTGMKQKVSIARALVHDPPVLIFDEATLGLDVLVARNLLQVIRSLKDAGKCLIFSTHIMREVERLCDRIAVMHRGRILDTGTLAELRDRHSQHDFEELFFDLLSQHEAAHDDPEYDLKAT, encoded by the coding sequence ATGATCGAAGTCAGCGAGCTCACCAAAGCGTACGAAGACCTTCAAAAGGGAAGGTTCATCGCCGTCGATTCGGTCTCCTTTTCGGTTGGTCCCGGTGAGATCTTCGGCCTGTTGGGTCCCAACGGTGCGGGCAAAACCACGGTGTTGCGGATCTTGAGCACCGTCCTGCAAGCGACCTCGGGTATCGCACGCATCCAGGGCTACGACGTCTCCGCCGATCCCGCAGCGGTGCGGCGGCGGATCGGTTTTGTCAGCAACAACACCGCCGTCTACGACCGCATGACCGCATGGGAGATGGTCGAGTACTTTGGCCAATTACATGGCATGCCGCGCGACGTGCTCGATGCGCGCCTGATCGAACTGTTCGCCCAATTGCGGATGGACGACTTCCGCCACGTTCCCGGTGCCAAGCTGTCGACGGGTATGAAACAGAAGGTATCGATCGCCCGCGCCTTGGTTCACGACCCGCCCGTGTTAATCTTCGATGAAGCCACACTTGGGCTGGACGTTCTCGTTGCGAGAAACCTGCTGCAGGTGATTCGTTCCTTAAAAGACGCGGGGAAATGTCTTATCTTTTCGACGCACATCATGCGTGAGGTCGAACGTTTATGCGATCGGATCGCGGTCATGCACCGCGGACGGATTTTGGATACCGGTACGTTGGCCGAATTGCGTGATCGGCACAGCCAGCACGATTTTGAAGAACTCTTCTTCGACTTGTTGAGTCAACACGAAGCGGCGCACGACGACCCTGAATACGATTTGAAAGCGACATAA
- a CDS encoding PVC-type heme-binding CxxCH protein gives MSHLFRTVPFAVALLLAQTGLAQQEPIRGNKPLSPQESAAQFEIHPDVQIELVACEPQVVDPVATAFDDQGRLWVVEMRDYPLGPADGQPPQSRIQLLRDRDGDGFYEHATTFANELVFPTGVQPWRGGVIVTLAGKVMFMADTDGDDVCDLQETWFEGFMQENTQLRANHPALMVDNKIHVSNGLRGGTVQSTDKRWQPVKGEPAALPLQGKDFAFDALGGTFVGMPGNGQFGFSEDDFGNIFLCTNRNPCIHVALDGEIIASDPWLTPRDAVHDAVIAGEASRVYSLAEAWTTSNLHAGQFTAACGVHVFGGTGLPGEMLNNAFTCEPTGYLVQRQVMRPDGLTFAAKRGREEVEFLASHDAWFRPVNLNSGPDGALYVVDMYRAVIEHPQFVPEELKNRPDQRWGTDKGRIWRVSSKTKTPTAESAASMNWNDADAAALVGALDHPNRWHRSTAQRLILEQIASDSAAFVAGLQTAATTAESPAARVRALWLLDAISKLPSQDATVAADFQTRLVDVIEKDKDFRVRRHAVELLSADNPQLPTALQAALTTDDPVLQAVAWRRLVLTSGKPISVPAALIQAACSDDLLRAYLMVPAVGGQCVQTAMLLDLLQPKTAGGTPSIDTLAIELARRVGYYGSTQEIGQILDRVSADQLGMQIVRGLHEGVVRGRRNWSQSIASDGVVHPGFVRIQTFAKSIAEDEAASASVRTDALNIVRLDRSDDTTQMLVALFESEAPTAVRSSAIDGLAAVGDPEFAHRILRDPSRFPPALLRSCVSALLRRPEWTSAMLDALETGKLAPAALDLSQTNRLRNHSDKKLAGRAQTLMASLSADRQAVIDRYSKAMAGEGNSNAGKLIFAQQCAACHVMQGKGHAVGPDISDSRTKTPEQLLVSILNPGAAIDANYFRYTVVTLDGQVLDGLLVEETANAITLKQAEGKMTTIDREDIDQARTTSVSLMPEGFEQQISPEQMRDLIAYIKNWRYLSGAIPGVATGD, from the coding sequence ATGTCCCACCTCTTCAGAACTGTTCCGTTCGCCGTTGCGCTGTTGCTTGCTCAAACAGGACTCGCCCAACAGGAACCCATTCGCGGCAACAAGCCGCTCTCTCCTCAAGAATCCGCAGCCCAGTTCGAAATCCATCCCGATGTGCAGATCGAATTGGTCGCTTGTGAACCGCAAGTGGTCGATCCGGTCGCGACCGCCTTCGATGATCAGGGGCGTTTGTGGGTCGTCGAAATGCGCGACTATCCGCTAGGCCCCGCCGACGGACAGCCGCCGCAATCGCGGATCCAATTGCTTCGCGATCGCGACGGCGATGGCTTCTATGAACATGCCACCACGTTCGCCAACGAACTGGTTTTCCCCACGGGCGTGCAACCGTGGCGCGGTGGCGTGATTGTCACCTTAGCGGGCAAAGTGATGTTCATGGCCGACACCGATGGCGACGACGTCTGCGATCTGCAAGAGACTTGGTTCGAAGGTTTCATGCAGGAGAACACTCAACTGCGTGCGAACCATCCGGCCCTCATGGTTGACAACAAGATCCATGTGTCCAACGGACTTCGCGGCGGCACGGTCCAAAGCACCGACAAACGTTGGCAACCGGTCAAGGGAGAACCCGCCGCGTTACCGTTGCAGGGCAAGGACTTTGCCTTCGATGCGCTTGGCGGTACGTTTGTTGGGATGCCTGGTAACGGCCAATTTGGATTCTCCGAAGATGACTTTGGCAACATCTTCTTGTGCACCAACCGCAACCCATGCATTCACGTAGCGCTCGATGGCGAGATCATTGCCAGCGATCCCTGGTTGACGCCACGCGATGCGGTTCACGATGCCGTGATCGCTGGTGAAGCGTCGCGTGTCTACTCCTTGGCAGAAGCCTGGACCACATCCAATCTCCACGCAGGCCAATTCACTGCCGCGTGTGGCGTCCATGTGTTTGGCGGCACCGGATTGCCCGGCGAGATGTTGAACAATGCGTTCACGTGCGAACCAACGGGGTATCTGGTCCAGCGTCAGGTGATGCGTCCCGACGGGCTGACCTTTGCCGCGAAGCGCGGCCGCGAAGAGGTTGAATTCCTGGCCAGCCACGATGCCTGGTTCCGTCCGGTCAACCTGAACTCAGGTCCCGACGGAGCGTTGTATGTCGTCGACATGTATCGCGCGGTCATCGAGCATCCGCAATTTGTCCCGGAAGAATTGAAGAACCGTCCCGATCAACGCTGGGGAACCGATAAAGGCCGAATTTGGCGCGTGTCCAGCAAAACGAAAACTCCGACCGCGGAAAGCGCAGCGTCGATGAACTGGAACGATGCCGATGCGGCTGCCTTGGTCGGCGCGTTGGATCATCCCAATCGTTGGCATCGTAGCACCGCCCAGCGGTTGATCCTGGAACAGATCGCAAGCGATTCGGCAGCGTTCGTCGCGGGGCTGCAAACCGCGGCAACGACCGCGGAATCGCCCGCCGCTCGCGTCCGTGCGCTGTGGTTGCTCGACGCGATCAGCAAATTGCCCAGCCAAGACGCCACCGTTGCCGCAGACTTCCAAACACGGTTGGTCGATGTGATCGAAAAGGACAAGGATTTCCGCGTGCGACGCCACGCGGTCGAACTGTTGTCAGCCGACAATCCCCAACTGCCAACCGCGTTACAAGCTGCGCTGACGACCGACGATCCGGTCCTTCAAGCAGTCGCCTGGCGTCGGTTGGTGCTGACGTCCGGCAAACCGATATCCGTTCCTGCGGCGCTGATCCAAGCAGCCTGTTCGGACGACTTGCTGCGTGCCTACTTGATGGTCCCCGCGGTCGGTGGGCAATGTGTCCAGACGGCAATGTTGTTGGACCTGTTGCAACCGAAGACTGCTGGCGGAACCCCATCGATCGATACGTTGGCGATCGAGCTGGCCCGACGCGTCGGTTATTATGGGTCGACACAGGAGATCGGCCAAATTTTGGATCGCGTCAGTGCCGATCAACTGGGGATGCAAATCGTACGTGGTTTGCACGAAGGGGTCGTCCGCGGCCGACGCAATTGGTCGCAAAGCATCGCCAGCGACGGCGTGGTTCACCCTGGATTTGTCCGCATTCAAACGTTTGCGAAATCGATTGCCGAAGATGAGGCCGCATCGGCCAGCGTTCGGACCGATGCGTTGAATATCGTTCGGTTGGATCGCTCCGACGACACGACTCAAATGCTCGTCGCATTGTTCGAATCCGAAGCGCCAACCGCCGTTCGCAGCTCCGCGATCGACGGACTGGCCGCTGTCGGAGATCCCGAATTCGCCCACCGAATCCTTCGCGATCCGAGCCGCTTCCCACCGGCGCTGTTGCGCAGCTGTGTCTCCGCCCTGTTGCGAAGGCCTGAATGGACGTCGGCAATGCTCGACGCTTTGGAAACCGGCAAACTGGCTCCCGCCGCACTGGACCTTTCGCAGACCAATCGTTTGCGCAATCACAGCGATAAGAAGCTGGCAGGCCGAGCCCAAACGTTAATGGCTTCGCTGTCGGCCGATCGGCAAGCGGTGATCGATCGCTACAGCAAAGCGATGGCCGGCGAAGGCAATTCGAATGCGGGCAAGCTGATCTTCGCCCAACAATGCGCCGCATGTCACGTGATGCAAGGCAAGGGACACGCCGTTGGACCCGATATTTCGGACAGCCGCACCAAGACGCCTGAGCAGCTGTTGGTTTCGATTCTGAATCCAGGGGCGGCGATCGATGCCAACTACTTCCGCTACACCGTGGTCACCCTGGATGGGCAAGTGCTCGACGGGCTGTTGGTCGAAGAGACGGCCAACGCGATCACGTTGAAACAAGCCGAAGGGAAGATGACGACGATCGATCGCGAGGATATCGATCAGGCGCGGACGACCAGCGTGTCGCTGATGCCCGAGGGATTTGAACAACAGATCAGCCCCGAGCAGATGCGCGACCTGATCGCCTACATCAAGAACTGGCGTTACCTTTCGGGCGCGATCCCAGGGGTTGCGACGGGAGATTGA